The nucleotide sequence AAAGTTGTCGAaatctggaaagaaaaaaaaaaagaaattgaaatctgGGGTTTTAGTTGCATtcggagaagatgaagaagaagacaaaattGTTGGCTgatatttctttattttaattttttgtttctctAAACTGTCACTTCTGACCAATAGCTATTATCTAGCATATTTCTTtctgtttggtttttatttttaatactagCATATGCTCACACACTTTATGTGtgtgaatgttttttttattttatttttgtctttaaGATAAGAAAaggggagaaagagagaatgtGAAAATGGGGGggatgagtttttgttttttttttttttaaattaaagatttgTTAGGATCACATGTACATtatgtttttcaaaaaaattgtaaaatttagtttgtgcaaaattattttatctataattttaatttgtatagaagaaaaaaatgcatTTTCATCCTTTTTTAGGTAAcgaaaaatttcattaatatgtaATTTAGATTATTTTATAAATCTCAAATGACTAAAAGTtgtgcagaaagaaaaaaaaaagacttttatactttttaatattattttataaataccaATAAACTCAAAAAACTTTTAtactttttaatattattttatagatCCAAAAATTGTGTGGCCAGTTGAAAAAATAAGGCTTGTTTTATTAACACTCCACATTTTGTTGGTTATAccccacatacttaatacacccatatttactttttaaattaaaattttcttaacaCATCCCACATATTTTCCAATACTAACCTCACACCTCACATCTCATACACCCCACACCTCACATCTCACACACCCCACAATCATCAACTAATTAACCACAATTCAAACTCTTCATCTCTTTCAAACAAAAGAATAATACACATTTAAAAGACAAGAAAGATGAATTAATTGTTGTATAAAATCTCCATCTTGCCGTTTGATTTATAAACCTGTCAAATTTTCTTGAATGATCACGTTGGATTCTAAGAAGCCCAATAGACAAATGATAGGAACTGTTCTTATAAAGTCATGTCAATTCCAACCAGCCAAAAAACATTGAATTTCTTCATTATCAAACAGCCACAAGAATATTACATTTAATTACATCTTAAAATTTTACAACATTCTccaattttcttcatatttcttggATTCCAATTTGAGCAGGGCTTTACAAAaagtcaatttttttatttcattattcaaataatattttgaatGTGAAAATCAATTAATGAACAAGGagcaaaactttattttttttgttccgTTCATCAAAagatattttcttcatcaacatGTGCGTTTTTAGGGGTTTGTTCTATAATGGAGAGTACGAGTAGCTATGAGGGCTCAAATAGTCATTTCATATTTGAGTTACAAGTTGTTTAACATAACATTTTTAAGTGGAATATATTCAAAAACATGTATAgtgttaataaataaaaacccaaaaaaatagcatcattttgtttttattattcttttgtaACGTTATAcattgttcttgtttttctcttttaagaCTCTACCTATACCACCAAAATattatacataatatatatgaaaaaattTAGATTCTGTGAGGCTTCACCTCACGCTTCAAGGCTTTCGCCTAGGCCTAGCTATACATGAGACGCCTCGCCTACGCTTTCgccttttaaaattttggtctcaaTTCATTGAACATTTTGTCAAATAGACGTTAAAGTAAAAAGGTGCATGAACATTTCATCTTTGACACCACCTTTCACCCTCATCCTGCCTGTTTAAAAAATTCCAATTCCATTTTTTACAACTGTAGTTCAAACGCTCATTTATCTTCATGCGGAGCAGTTAATATCGGAATGTGAGACTAAATATGGATCATATATCAACGACACGATGGGGATAGACGAGTAATGTGGCTCAATGATGGGGATAGACACTCGGGTGCCAATGCCGACGAAACAAAGCGAGGTACATCACCTACATTTCCCGACACAGACCTCGCCAATACGTAGTTCTCCACATCTTCAATCTCCTTTATTAATCCTTCAACATCGAAACCTAAACAACAGAACACCTTCCGAATCAATCTCTTCACGAAACAGAAACAGAGGGCGGTTTTGGCGATCATTTCTGAAGGTCATCCCATCTTGTTCACTAAAAGATCCATTGCTAGCATTAGTTTCTTCTCGGACACAATCATACACCGTGGTGCCGCCTCAGAGCAGAGAGAACATCCTCGGACCAACCCCACCTCTTAGAAACCTGGCGACTTCGATTCCATACAGACCTATAATTTGATAAGGCAAGTGGTGAAAATACAGCACAAGGGAATCACAATGGCACAATGATGCTTACCCAGGCCATGGCCACTGAGAAAAGGCTAGCTTCCACAGGCACTTATTAACAGactaaaaaagaagaaagtattTATATCATCAAGTTACTAGCCGCAGATAGCGATTGGATTCATTGGAGAGATTCCACCAAAAATCTTCCCCATCATTACTATCAGACTAATGCAGACAGCAATTGGAGTCGTTTATCCACACACAAAGCGATTTCCAATTACAAATCTTATCAAAGCCTGATCTTTTGTCCCTTGGAAAATGCAATAATCAGCGACAAGAGCTGCCTTTTCATGTTTAATAACGCAAGCTATGCATAAATTCTTACAAACACAAGGGAACCACAATGACAGTGATACTTTACCCAGCCATTGCCACTGAAAACTAGGATGCTGCTTGTggaggaatatcattagacaTTAGTAGAGCATAACACAGACAACTCGCAGACAATCGATGATATCTGACACAACTGATAATGTGAAAATTCAGACAAGTTGCTTTTGTATTTTTCATCTCCAGAATAGATTATAATGTGTACAATCTACTGAAGGCAGTTCCCAGACGAACAAACTCAAGAACCATCTACAGTTGAAGGCACCACAACCACGGAGCAGCGCATGTCATCATCAAGCTGTTTTCAGATAAGTTAACAAGATAATGCACTGTTAATTTGTTACACCTGGACCTCTACTTTTCCTTGCAGACACTCCCTAATTGAGGTACTTTGTCTATACACTTGGAGTTTCCATCCAAATAGGCCTAGGGAATTGGACAAATTCAGCTGCACATCTCCTAGCTAGTTCCTTACCATGAAATCTAACCCTTGCACATGCCACTTATTTCCCTCCATAGCACAAAGAACTCGAGCGCGCGcgctgcacacacacacacacacacaaccctTCCACATGTCACTTATTTTCCTCCAAAACACAAAGAATGCGCGCGCCGCACACACAACCCTTCCGCACGCCACTTATTTTCTTCCAAAGCACAAAGAATGAACGcgcccacacacacacacacacactgcaTGGAGTTGCAGGTTTTTTCATTCCTTCATTGCTACAATAGATTAGATTGAACCCCAATGAAGCAACATGTGTGTATAATCTATCAAATGCAGTTCCTGTACGAACAAAGTCAAGAACATCAATCTTAAGTTGAAAGCACCACAATCAGGTCAAATCTCAAGTTAATTTCaaatacaacaacaactacaaagccttttcccactaagttaATTCCAAATAAGAAAGTAAATATATAACTAAAGTAGCTAGACAGTGGAACGCTaagacaaacaaataattaacaaatgAATTCATTTcgagaaaaatataaaacagtAGTTAAGTTCACAAACATACAATGCTGAGCCAAAAGTTAGCTCCTACCAATGGAAATGAACAGCGCTGCATCTACGATACTACCACCATCAGATATCCTGGACTTCAACTCTTTTGTCCTACCACCATCATACATCCTGGACTTCAACTCTTCCTTGATACACACTCAATAACTGAGGTACTTCATTTATATTTCTGGCCACAAACCTCTCCAAGAAATACTTCTCCGCAGGCACCAACAAAGAATACAAACTCACATTTTCAATCCCCTTTATCAATCCTTTCAACAATAAAACTTTAACAACTGAACACCTTGGAACCAATCTCTTCTCCAAACTTAAACAGAGGACCAGCGGGCTTTTTGCAATCATTTTTGAAGACCACCCCATCTCGTTCACTAAAAATTCCAGTGCTCGTATTAATTTCTTCTCCGAGACAATCATACAATTAGGCTGACTCCTGAAGGCAGCGAGAACATCATCCTCAGACCACCCCCACCTCTTATAAATTTTGCGACTTCGATTCCATACAGACCTATTCCTAACACACAATGCGTTCATTGCTAACACCGAAGTTGATTTTTGCAGATCAAAACCCATTTCACTAAGCTCATCCACAAGTTGACCAAGATCTTTAGGCTTTAGCTTTAAAGTGCTGGGATGATAAGTAAGCAACAGGGAAATACAGGATTGGGGCATACCTGATTTTTTCAAAACCTCAATATTTGGCGCTACCTTCTTGGAGTGGCCCTCAACGAAAATCCAGGAGCCGCGCTTTAAAACGGAAACGACATTTTTCTGAGAAAGCAGACTCCTAAGGAAATCATAAGTGGGTGCAATCCGTTTCTCCAAGCTCGTAGACAAAAGCTTCGGTCCATATGCCAGAGTTTTTGCAAGGTCCCCCCTTGAAACTCCTAGAGAAGCGAAAAACTCAAGCTTTGGCAAAAGGGTTTTCTCCGTATTGGAGTTAAGAACTGGAGAGTGATTCCTGACGATCCTGGAGATCTGGGTCTCAGATAATCCATGGTTTCTGAGAAAGGACAAAACGGAGTCTGCTCTTTTGGGGGATCGCAACTTGACCCACTTAGACGCTGAAATCGCACCTTCCGGGGACAGCCCACATGAGTTTATGAGGTAATTGACTGTGAAATCATGGTGGGTTTCTGAGATTTCTGAGGTGAAGTGACTGCAGAGTAGCAGATTTTGAAGAGGAAAATGTAAGGGTTTTACATCTCCAACGACAAATCGTTTAAATGTGGAAGCAACTATGCAGGAAGATGGAGAATAACAAAATCTGAGAGTAACGACTTTCAATTTGGAAAGCAATACCATCGTTTCAGTTAATAATAGATGatcaatttcaaatttggaACTGGCAACGGCCCCAAAAACCCCTACCAGGTCTTCCGCTCACTGGGCTTTTGGTTTTAgcatatttcaatttcatttcttttcccTTGGAGTTTAATAGAGGTTAGGTTTTAGTTGtggaatttatttaattattatttctaACTATTTGttattctatattttttttatcattggtAGATGGCGCATTATCgcaataattgaaaaaaattatgctTATGTCTCTTTATGCGGGGACGATCCACACCGATTCGTTTTTTTTCTAACAATTAAATATTTAGCCTACTAACACTATCATTCTACTTACAAAAAAGTTGGTCATGTCTTGCATATGATTCAAACTCAATTTCTCTTGCTGGAGTTATACCATGCCGTGCCTATGCCTACATGCTTAGTGTAAAAGTTACTGGTAAATGGGTTCAATGCCGTGCCTATTGTTAAAACCCAAAGAACCACAAGAAACCTGAGCAAGGAGAAAAACTGATGCACACTATTTTCAGGAAGGATTTGCTTATTAATTCAAAGATGATAATGGCCTTTTAAAAGGCTTTACAAGATAAAGGAATGTAAATGCAACAGCCCACGATTTTACAGCTCCTAGAATCGTGGTATTTGACTAAGCTTGAAACTGAAAGTGCAACAAACCTGTTCCTAAGAATCAGGCATTTATTAACAGCTACAAAACCAACTACGTGAGTAGCCTTAGAAACAAAGAAACCTAAGCCAACAACTTTAACATCCTCCCTTAAACTGAATACCAAGTTATTCAGTTTACTGTTGGATAAGAACCAACACCCATCAAACTTCGCAATTTCACGAACACATCAAACTTCAAGGGCTTTGTAAAAATATCTGCAACTTGCTCCTGGGTTGAACACTGAACCAATTCCACAGTTCCCTCCTTCGTAAGATCACGAAGAAAATGAAAGCGAACATCAATGTGTTTGCTACGACCATGCAAGATTGGATTTCTTGAGAGTTTGATGGTTGATACGTTGTCACAGAATAACACCGTAGCCTTGCTTTGATCATAACCTAGTTCCCTTAGAACTCTTCTTAGCCAGATAGCTTGACAAGCACCGGACGCTGCAGCAATGAACTCAGCCTCAGTGGTGGAAAAAGTGACCACTGGCTGTTTCTTCGAGGACCAAGATACAGCACCTGAGCTCATTAAAAACACATACCCCGAAGTGCTCTTCCTGTCATCTTGATCACCTGCATAATCACTATCCATGTATCCCAGAAGCTCT is from Pyrus communis chromosome 10, drPyrComm1.1, whole genome shotgun sequence and encodes:
- the LOC137748705 gene encoding transcription termination factor MTERF6, chloroplastic/mitochondrial-like; the protein is MVLLSKLKVVTLRFCYSPSSCIVASTFKRFVVGDVKPLHFPLQNLLLCSHFTSEISETHHDFTVNYLINSCGLSPEGAISASKWVKLRSPKRADSVLSFLRNHGLSETQISRIVRNHSPVLNSNTEKTLLPKLEFFASLGVSRGDLAKTLAYGPKLLSTSLEKRIAPTYDFLRSLLSQKNVVSVLKRGSWIFVEGHSKKVAPNIEVLKKSGMPQSCISLLLTYHPSTLKLKPKDLGQLVDELSEMGFDLQKSTSVLAMNALCVRNRSVWNRSRKIYKRWGWSEDDVLAAFRSQPNCMIVSEKKLIRALEFLVNEMGWSSKMIAKSPLVLCLSLEKRLVPRCSVVKVLLLKGLIKGIENVSLYSLLVPAEKYFLERFVARNINEVPQLLSVYQGRVEVQDV